The Vibrio gallaecicus genome contains a region encoding:
- a CDS encoding glycosyltransferase family 4 protein, which produces MNITSHKFTFSKTLSHTQVHSLVYDPIPFAGGSKVATAEMLQSCHHSKTQFTILSADSDSWSKLSEHSNCRILSLPKWKFLTKTQGLGYWFAQLCLLSFILVTMLRVKRIDHAVGASGPGIDMAIYLAGFFSGYSIIQLIHGPVAQSRSIGYCLTKAFKVFYLKSSEQSIENAIYHYFILTNDPIQNQILARFSMDKEQFQPFNNGIAHCNWPSTSSFQSTRVLWAASLLKWKGLGVLLEAINPVHNKQSIETDICYIRPTSTEIGVSSLPENWANVSLYQSPSNLDQIRSQAGIFVSTSIEEPFGLSILEALAAGLSVVIPEDGAYWDKVLTHGINCMKYSPRSATALRDTLNTLTHSSSLRASLAIEAKKIASDYHAEYCYADICQSLSTPKVKTTLGHQPQGKAL; this is translated from the coding sequence ATGAACATAACCAGTCATAAGTTTACATTCAGTAAAACATTGAGCCACACTCAGGTTCATAGCTTAGTGTATGACCCAATTCCGTTTGCTGGAGGCTCAAAAGTAGCGACCGCAGAAATGCTTCAATCTTGTCATCACAGCAAAACTCAATTCACAATTCTTAGTGCTGATTCCGATTCTTGGAGTAAATTATCAGAGCATTCGAACTGTCGAATTTTATCACTGCCAAAATGGAAATTTCTGACAAAAACACAAGGCTTAGGCTACTGGTTTGCACAACTTTGCTTACTCAGTTTCATTCTCGTTACTATGTTAAGAGTAAAACGTATTGATCATGCGGTTGGGGCCTCTGGCCCTGGTATTGATATGGCTATTTACTTGGCTGGTTTTTTCTCTGGGTATTCAATCATTCAATTAATACATGGTCCTGTCGCTCAATCTCGCTCTATCGGCTACTGCTTGACTAAAGCCTTCAAAGTGTTTTACTTAAAAAGTAGCGAGCAATCTATAGAAAATGCCATTTATCATTATTTCATTTTGACAAATGACCCCATACAGAACCAAATCCTTGCTCGATTTTCAATGGATAAAGAGCAGTTTCAGCCATTCAATAATGGAATTGCTCATTGTAATTGGCCATCTACTTCAAGCTTTCAATCAACCAGAGTTTTATGGGCGGCTTCGTTATTAAAATGGAAAGGTTTAGGTGTACTGTTAGAAGCCATTAACCCGGTACACAATAAACAATCTATCGAAACTGATATCTGCTATATACGCCCGACAAGTACAGAGATTGGAGTGAGTTCTCTTCCCGAAAATTGGGCTAATGTTTCACTTTACCAATCACCATCAAATTTGGATCAAATTCGTTCTCAAGCTGGCATATTTGTCTCTACAAGTATTGAGGAACCTTTTGGGTTATCAATTCTTGAGGCACTGGCTGCGGGGTTAAGTGTCGTCATACCTGAAGACGGGGCTTACTGGGATAAAGTGCTCACTCATGGCATCAATTGTATGAAGTACTCCCCTCGTAGTGCAACGGCATTACGTGACACCTTGAACACGCTTACACACAGCTCGTCCCTAAGAGCTTCACTTGCAATCGAAGCTAAAAAAATCGCTTCTGACTACCACGCTGAATACTGCTATGCCGACATTTGCCAAAGCCTTTCAACGCCTAAAGTTAAGACTACTTTAGGGCATCAGCCACAAGGGAAAGCACTATGA
- a CDS encoding glycosyltransferase family 4 protein → MKNTKRILYVHYGDNWIRGSEVCLINLIDSLNKERYTPFLWTNCPALLHHYEGQNLTSELSAFPLIGGWQSPRFDTVSWCHLVKQAIHYIKSYGIDLIHVNSGAPCQWMCLAARICRVPLVTQLHSHYQLRDRFTLGLHMSPHIVCVSDAISKELLSDGYPKSKLSVIPNGVSMNFNQYINVRQTLNIPENAFVFATVGSLIIRKGVDLIIQALQHISPAGNFHLVIIGEGEERKNLETLVLKLNLADKVHFVGEQHNVSNWLVGGVDAFVSGAREEAFGLVLAEAGLAKLPVIAPRVGGIPEFIKNDVTGLLYSPKNPIIDMASCMLALISNTSLQSRLAENLYQLASTHLTIQANTHALEALYARITHEPSSHCVPIAHGLKPLLRWTFK, encoded by the coding sequence ATGAAAAATACAAAACGAATACTTTATGTTCATTACGGTGATAACTGGATCAGAGGCAGTGAAGTCTGCTTAATTAACTTGATAGACTCGCTCAACAAAGAGCGCTATACCCCCTTTCTTTGGACAAACTGTCCGGCTTTGCTTCATCACTATGAAGGTCAAAACCTCACATCAGAACTGTCTGCCTTCCCACTTATCGGAGGTTGGCAATCTCCTCGTTTTGATACTGTTAGTTGGTGTCATCTCGTCAAACAAGCTATCCATTACATCAAATCCTATGGTATCGACTTAATTCATGTAAACAGTGGTGCACCTTGCCAATGGATGTGTTTAGCGGCTCGTATTTGTCGAGTTCCTCTTGTGACACAACTTCATAGCCATTACCAACTTAGAGACCGCTTTACACTCGGCTTGCATATGTCTCCTCACATTGTTTGTGTTAGTGATGCCATCAGCAAAGAACTTCTATCCGATGGATACCCTAAAAGTAAATTATCTGTGATACCTAACGGTGTCAGTATGAACTTCAACCAATATATCAATGTAAGACAGACTCTAAACATTCCAGAAAATGCTTTTGTATTCGCCACTGTGGGATCATTGATTATTCGCAAAGGTGTCGATCTAATCATTCAAGCATTACAGCACATTTCTCCTGCTGGAAACTTTCATCTTGTGATTATAGGTGAAGGAGAAGAAAGGAAAAATCTAGAAACTCTCGTGTTAAAGCTAAATCTAGCAGACAAGGTTCATTTCGTTGGAGAACAACATAATGTCTCTAATTGGCTTGTGGGAGGAGTCGACGCTTTTGTCAGTGGTGCTAGAGAAGAAGCATTTGGCCTTGTACTTGCAGAAGCAGGCTTAGCGAAATTGCCAGTGATAGCTCCACGAGTCGGTGGCATACCTGAATTCATCAAAAATGATGTCACTGGGCTTTTATACTCACCTAAGAACCCAATCATTGATATGGCGAGTTGTATGCTAGCGCTAATTTCAAATACCTCATTACAGTCTAGGTTAGCTGAAAACCTATACCAACTCGCCTCTACTCATTTAACCATTCAGGCTAACACTCATGCTTTGGAAGCTTTGTACGCCCGTATCACTCATGAACCCAGCAGCCACTGTGTGCCTATCGCTCACGGTTTAAAACCATTATTACGCTGGACGTTCAAGTAG
- a CDS encoding O-antigen ligase family protein gives MTTQTNRLTSIISISLLCLAIGVVWYLVPHPLVAIVISFLPLGALFVINKTFWLVIMFVVFSFFRIHEAIPVLYSLKIPLLLSLGALSALLWHALISKELKMYWHHSLTWLAIFWGLVFIGIIFASNRPIAIEQFKGIYWKIIVMTLAIVWLVNSTENLGRTSLIIILSGLLIGCIALFNSMNGIGLVEGTRVTIGRDLGSMLGDPNDLALVLMFPLAFALSHTTTRGISVLLRILCGVICLVLLAAIIATQSRGGLLGSMAVFGLFAIKYIRSKTLLLTLSVVGAIVLYFAAGISDRASGGAAEAGVDASAMGRLYAWEAAFKMAVDNPLTGVGLNNFYSNYYFYSPHWDGLNHAVHSTWFGVLAETGFVGLLVFIILIASLIRTARKTQQTLAQSQLTHDANLISSANAVYAGLIGTIVSGTFLTQGFNWPIYILAALTVCVSHICQNACQNEKLQD, from the coding sequence ATGACAACGCAAACTAATCGTCTCACATCTATCATTTCAATTTCACTCCTATGCTTAGCCATTGGCGTGGTTTGGTACCTTGTCCCTCACCCACTGGTCGCTATTGTTATTTCGTTTCTGCCTCTCGGTGCTTTGTTTGTCATAAACAAAACATTCTGGTTAGTGATCATGTTTGTCGTTTTTTCATTCTTTCGAATTCACGAAGCGATCCCTGTTTTGTACTCGTTAAAAATCCCGCTATTACTCTCTCTTGGGGCTCTTTCTGCTTTACTTTGGCATGCGTTAATTAGTAAAGAATTAAAAATGTATTGGCACCACTCGCTCACTTGGTTAGCCATATTTTGGGGGCTAGTTTTTATAGGGATCATCTTTGCTTCGAATCGCCCTATTGCCATTGAACAATTCAAAGGCATTTATTGGAAAATCATAGTGATGACTCTTGCCATTGTTTGGCTTGTAAATAGTACTGAAAACTTAGGACGAACTTCACTCATCATTATATTGTCAGGGCTACTGATAGGTTGTATTGCGCTATTCAATTCAATGAATGGGATTGGGTTAGTGGAAGGAACGCGAGTGACTATTGGGCGAGATCTTGGTTCAATGTTAGGCGACCCAAACGATTTAGCCTTGGTACTGATGTTCCCCCTTGCCTTTGCCTTAAGTCATACCACCACTCGAGGTATATCTGTGTTATTACGGATCTTATGCGGTGTTATTTGTCTTGTTTTGCTTGCGGCTATCATAGCAACACAAAGCCGTGGCGGGCTGCTAGGCTCCATGGCAGTATTTGGATTATTTGCCATTAAATATATACGGTCTAAAACCCTACTCCTTACTCTTTCCGTCGTTGGTGCGATAGTGCTTTATTTTGCCGCTGGAATATCCGATAGAGCTTCAGGAGGAGCTGCAGAAGCTGGTGTTGATGCCTCTGCCATGGGTCGCTTATATGCTTGGGAGGCAGCTTTTAAAATGGCGGTAGATAACCCTCTAACAGGTGTTGGACTTAATAATTTTTATTCGAATTACTACTTTTACAGCCCGCATTGGGACGGCTTAAATCACGCGGTACACAGTACATGGTTTGGTGTCTTAGCCGAAACAGGTTTTGTAGGACTGTTAGTTTTCATCATTCTCATTGCTTCTTTAATTCGCACGGCTCGTAAAACACAGCAAACTTTAGCGCAATCACAGCTCACCCACGACGCTAATCTCATTTCTTCTGCCAATGCGGTTTATGCAGGTTTAATTGGAACCATAGTCTCAGGAACTTTCTTAACACAGGGGTTTAATTGGCCCATTTATATCCTTGCAGCGCTCACCGTATGCGTCTCTCATATATGCCAAAATGCTTGTCAGAATGAGAAATTACAAGATTGA
- a CDS encoding acyltransferase has translation MTSVSIHEFKHWLKSHPNSQIRNVFFILKSIRNIELPTPQFVNQTLYQGHQLITGIVSGGSRFLYWTPAFKGRLAHCGKRLYLYGGLPFVSGPLQIRIGDDCRISGHTTFSGCTMSEAPLLSVGNNVDIGWQSTIAVGNKVTIEDNVRIASGAFIFGYSGHPLDAKRRALGEGDDANQIGEIILRKDVWIGTNVTIKGGVTIGEGAVVAAGSVVTKTIPPYSIAAGNPARVIGSIPASQPLTTLNDEILGGYDA, from the coding sequence ATGACGTCAGTATCTATTCATGAATTCAAACATTGGCTTAAATCTCATCCTAATTCTCAAATTAGAAATGTCTTTTTCATTTTGAAAAGTATTAGAAACATTGAGCTTCCTACCCCTCAATTCGTTAATCAGACACTTTATCAAGGCCACCAGCTTATCACTGGCATTGTAAGTGGAGGTTCTCGTTTTTTGTATTGGACACCAGCATTTAAAGGGCGACTCGCACACTGTGGTAAGCGTCTATATTTGTACGGTGGTCTACCATTTGTTAGCGGTCCATTACAAATTCGCATTGGAGATGACTGCCGTATTTCAGGGCACACGACTTTTTCAGGGTGCACCATGAGTGAAGCACCTCTACTTTCAGTGGGAAACAATGTGGACATTGGCTGGCAATCGACCATTGCGGTTGGTAATAAAGTCACCATTGAAGACAATGTTCGCATCGCAAGTGGTGCTTTTATCTTCGGGTACTCAGGTCACCCACTAGATGCAAAACGCAGAGCGTTAGGAGAAGGTGATGATGCTAATCAAATTGGTGAAATCATTCTTCGTAAAGATGTATGGATAGGCACAAATGTCACCATTAAAGGGGGCGTAACAATCGGTGAAGGCGCCGTTGTAGCTGCGGGTAGCGTTGTAACAAAAACGATCCCACCTTATTCGATTGCCGCAGGGAACCCAGCCCGGGTTATAGGAAGCATCCCTGCATCTCAACCTTTAACTACTTTGAATGATGAGATACTAGGAGGTTACGATGCGTGA
- a CDS encoding lipopolysaccharide biosynthesis protein: MSLRTSATSSTTNAMSLRESTISQKKSPVANMLIYGLGLVLNKGISLIMLPLMASYLQPQQIGKLDLLASIGAASGIVIALAMHEVLYRFVGTEKQPSNQFKRASELYSSTCMIAVVISLVLFSIINITPFPTDFLVSQFELNLLLVCASLEGVLGLSTAWLRMQDKAKTFLMVSVLSTTLQVGLIVVVLSTQPTVVNILACGAIAYGVQFLSLHFINRFEWRLPSRSHFKNHLSYGVPLMLTAFVGFGLNGSERFFLAYSTDLSTLGLYAVAIKFSFAMCILMQPFGMWWMPKRFQYINEHGIKKTCLVTQLGISYLTALTIFVAFSAKVFISLALPESYVISTQLLVGTLLVAWFKELAELVNIGVLYNKNTQQQFRVSFASTLIGLGLMWGLGSELGIWGIIIALGAAQALKAVLIYCLSQRQLFMPYQLKLLTVNITSLFIFLYIAFHVSDLWLCTILALLSPIFSLLPTLLIKEVNQWVTNKVMSKSADNDVLQPGESSHCGSDR, from the coding sequence ATGAGCTTAAGAACAAGTGCTACGAGCTCAACAACAAACGCTATGAGCTTAAGAGAAAGCACGATAAGCCAAAAAAAAAGTCCTGTGGCAAATATGCTCATTTATGGTTTAGGCTTGGTTTTAAACAAAGGCATATCATTAATTATGCTGCCTCTTATGGCGAGTTATTTACAACCTCAGCAAATCGGTAAACTCGATCTACTCGCTTCCATTGGAGCCGCAAGTGGTATTGTGATCGCCCTAGCAATGCATGAAGTCTTATATCGATTTGTCGGAACAGAAAAGCAACCAAGCAATCAATTTAAACGAGCGAGTGAGTTATACAGTTCAACTTGTATGATTGCTGTTGTAATAAGCCTAGTGCTATTTTCGATCATTAATATAACCCCATTTCCCACTGACTTCCTTGTGTCACAATTCGAATTAAATTTACTTCTAGTTTGCGCATCATTAGAAGGTGTTCTTGGGTTATCCACCGCGTGGCTTCGAATGCAAGATAAAGCTAAAACATTCTTAATGGTCAGCGTCTTATCCACCACATTACAAGTTGGGCTGATTGTAGTGGTACTGAGTACTCAACCAACAGTGGTCAACATACTTGCTTGTGGTGCAATTGCTTATGGCGTTCAATTTCTGTCATTACACTTCATAAATAGATTTGAATGGCGCCTACCTTCTAGATCTCACTTCAAAAATCATTTAAGCTATGGCGTTCCGTTGATGTTAACCGCGTTTGTCGGGTTTGGACTTAATGGTTCAGAACGGTTCTTCCTCGCCTATAGCACCGATTTGAGCACACTTGGTCTATACGCAGTTGCCATTAAATTTTCCTTCGCCATGTGTATTCTTATGCAGCCATTTGGGATGTGGTGGATGCCCAAACGCTTTCAGTACATCAATGAACATGGCATAAAAAAAACGTGTTTGGTTACTCAGTTAGGTATTTCATACTTAACCGCTTTAACGATTTTTGTCGCCTTCTCTGCGAAAGTGTTTATCTCCTTAGCTTTACCTGAATCCTATGTTATTTCTACCCAATTACTCGTAGGTACACTTTTAGTCGCTTGGTTTAAAGAGTTAGCTGAACTAGTGAATATAGGCGTTTTATATAATAAAAATACCCAACAACAGTTTAGAGTCAGCTTTGCTTCTACTCTTATTGGGCTTGGTCTAATGTGGGGGTTAGGAAGTGAGCTTGGCATTTGGGGAATAATCATTGCGTTAGGTGCAGCACAAGCATTGAAAGCCGTATTAATCTATTGTCTTAGCCAGCGCCAGCTATTTATGCCATATCAATTAAAGCTTCTCACCGTAAACATCACCAGCCTCTTTATTTTTTTATACATAGCTTTTCATGTTTCAGACCTATGGCTCTGCACAATTCTCGCATTATTAAGTCCAATTTTTTCCTTATTACCTACACTGTTAATAAAGGAAGTGAATCAGTGGGTTACCAATAAAGTTATGTCAAAAAGCGCAGATAATGATGTTCTACAACCAGGTGAATCCAGTCATTGTGGGAGTGATAGATAA
- a CDS encoding Cof-type HAD-IIB family hydrolase, translated as MYKLVALDMDGTLLNSDKVISQENKDAIAKARKAGVKVVLASGRPLEGMQSKLDELEIDGTDDFVLFYNGSMVQNVSTKEIIHSKISNGQAAKAIAKLANELGGYVHAFSKKHGLITPQNNEYTQIEATINGLDITEFNFSDLEDSHEIIKTMIVAEPSKLTEIISKLSPELHKEFTIVQSAPFFLEFLNPKSNKGVGIEAIANHLGIKAEEVICMGDAENDHHMLEYAGLGIAMENAMDETKAIADYITAGNNEHGVARAIEKFILEPMA; from the coding sequence ATGTACAAGTTAGTAGCACTAGATATGGACGGCACACTATTAAATAGTGATAAAGTCATTTCTCAAGAAAACAAAGACGCGATTGCAAAAGCTCGTAAAGCTGGTGTGAAAGTCGTATTAGCCTCGGGGCGACCTTTAGAAGGAATGCAAAGTAAGCTTGATGAACTAGAAATAGACGGTACTGATGACTTCGTACTTTTCTACAATGGATCAATGGTACAAAATGTATCAACGAAAGAAATTATTCACAGTAAGATCAGTAATGGTCAAGCCGCTAAAGCGATTGCAAAACTAGCAAATGAACTCGGTGGTTATGTTCATGCCTTTAGTAAAAAGCACGGGCTCATTACTCCTCAGAATAATGAATACACTCAAATCGAAGCAACAATCAATGGTTTAGATATCACTGAATTCAACTTTTCTGATTTAGAGGATAGTCACGAAATTATTAAAACCATGATTGTCGCGGAACCATCGAAGCTAACAGAAATCATCAGTAAGTTGTCACCAGAACTGCATAAAGAATTTACGATAGTCCAGAGCGCTCCTTTCTTCCTTGAGTTCTTAAACCCTAAGTCAAATAAAGGTGTAGGTATTGAAGCTATCGCGAATCATTTAGGTATTAAAGCTGAAGAAGTAATCTGTATGGGCGACGCAGAAAATGACCACCATATGCTTGAATATGCTGGTTTAGGTATCGCAATGGAAAATGCAATGGACGAAACGAAAGCAATTGCTGATTACATTACTGCTGGTAATAATGAACATGGCGTAGCCCGAGCAATTGAAAAATTCATTTTAGAGCCTATGGCTTAG